One region of Quercus lobata isolate SW786 chromosome 2, ValleyOak3.0 Primary Assembly, whole genome shotgun sequence genomic DNA includes:
- the LOC115975449 gene encoding very-long-chain aldehyde decarbonylase GL1-9-like translates to MVFWEGYVSDEAMGTFAPIVVYWLYAGFYQLLPPLENFRLHTRKEEDEKNSVPLSAVVKGVLLQQLVQATVAQALFLLTSKANASGITIQPSIPVQIMQIVVAMFVMDSWQYFVHRYMHHNKFLYRHIHSQHHRLVVPYAIGALYNHPLEGLLLDTFGGAISFLVSGMTARTAVFFFCFAVIKTVDDHCGLWLPGNIFHIVFQNNSAYHDIHHQLQGLKYNYSQPFFPIWDKLLGTHMPYNLVKRPEGGFEARAMKD, encoded by the exons ATGGTTTTTTGGGAAGGGTATGTGAGCGACGAAGCAATGGGGACTTTTGCCCCAATTGTGGTGTACTGGTTGTACGCAGGGTTCTATCAGCTGCTGCCTCCATTGGAGAATTTCCGGTTGCATACTAGAAAGGAGGAGGATGAGAAGAATTCTGTGCCGCTTTCTGCTGTTGTTAAGGGTGTCTTGCTTCAGCAGCTCGTGCAAGCCACCGTTGCGCAGGCGCTCTTCTTG CTGACCTCGAAGGCTAATGCATCAGGGATCACGATTCAGCCCTCCATTCCTGTGCAAATTATGCAGATTGTTGTTGCAATGTTTGTCATGGACTCTTGGCAGTACTTTGTGCATCGCTACATGCATCATAACAAGTTTCTGTACCGCCACATCCACTCTCAGCATCACAGGCTGGTTGTCCCCTATGCAATTGGGGCCCTTTACAATCATCCACTTGAAGGACTCTTGCTGGACACTTTTGGTGGGGCAATCTCTTTTCTCGTCTCAGGGATGACTGCACGAACAGCTGTTTTTTTCTTCTGCTTTGCTGTTATTAAAACTGTTGATGATCACTGTGGTCTTTGGTTGCCTGGCAATATTTTCCATATTGTCTTCCAGAACAACAGTGCTTATCATGACATCCATCATCAACTCCAAGGACTTAAGTACAACTACTCTCAACCTTTCTTTCCCATATGGGATAAACTTCTTGGAACGCACATGCCATACAATCTAGTAAAGCGACCTGAAGGGGGTTTTGAGGCAAGGGCAATGAAAGACTAG